The Dysidea avara chromosome 11, odDysAvar1.4, whole genome shotgun sequence genome includes the window GCAGCATCAATTGATTGTGTACAAGGAACTGGACTAGAAGTGTTGCTATTAGTGTACATACAGCACTAAATATAAATATATGACTTATGAATCATCTAAAGCATACCATGCTTCAACACTCTGCAAAACTCCTTTAGCATCTAATTCCATGATGAGTGAACGCATCTTATCAATGGTGATAGCATCAGGTACATTTCTAGTAGACATGTAAAGTAATACACGTAAACAAtctatgtgaccgggcctgtgaaaatagggcatgtggggacatgatttttgcctaccttTTCAAATTTCCATCACTCGTAActctttgtaccattatgctatagcaatgtaattttcagctcttaataagtatttaattggctttatgatacaagttacaaaATCCAACTATTCTGTTTCAGTACTGAGATCTGACCTGTAGaatgacagggtgtagtttgtgcccacatgccctattttcgcaggcccggtcacctATAGTATCTTACATGTGAATATTACTTGTATCGTGATCAGGTTGTGATGCACTTTCCATCAATTGGTAGACTATTGTGTATCCTAGCCCAACAGTCAACATAAAGTAATCCCTGGTGATTGACTTTTGTTGGCGTAGTCGTCTCAGGTATATCTTTGTAATACATTGTTCAATGTGTGCCACCAAACATATTAAATTAATAGTACCTTACGCCATATTACTAATTGACTAATCTTCTGCTGGCTGGTGACTTTGAGAAGTGAATGCATCATTGAAAAGAGTATCACATCTTTCAAATCATCATCAGCAAGATGGCTGCATACCAAACTACCCTGAATGATAAGTACATAAAGGCcacatataattattaaatgctTACTTTATGAAACAAGCAGGATCCTAGAGAGCTATATGACATTGGCGTGTGCATGAATACGGTATTGCTACTGAAATCAGCTGAATCTAAGCTGGAAAGAGCACACGAGAACTTGACCTATGGAATGCCAACTGGCTAAACAAAACGGAGCTACTTAAGCATTCACACCTTGAGATTAACAGGAAGAGTGACGGAAGGACAGAACTGGAATGACTGAAGTGATGTAGATTTCTTGGCAGCAAATAAGTGCTCAAAGAAGAGACCAAAAAGGTAGCTAAGTTGTTGATTGTTTGCCTCAGAGGTAAAAGCTCTATGGAACAAAAGAACATCAATAACTGAAATTACAATAGTACAACAAACCTTTGTGGCGTCTGATAAAGTAGGCTTAAAACTTGCTCAACCTGCTTGGCAAGTGATTCAGCTTCATACACACTACAACTGTATACATGAAAATACACCAGTACCACATGTGTTATTAACTACAGCAAAGGGACCACCAAAATATGTCTCACTAGATAACAATACTAAAGGGGTGGCATTTTCAATATCTCAAGTTCTACTTAGTTTGTTGGCAAGCTAAGGTAATGAAGTCTACTTTAACTGTTCCAGGCAGTCTTATTGCTTTGTATCCTTATCAACATACCAGTAAGCAGGTATTGCCAACATCATCAATTCCTTATCATACTGAATGCTAACCAGAGACATCAGTTGCTCATCTACACTAATACTAGTACTACATAAGAAACAAactttacatacatacaaatgaGCATGTGCGGCTTACCAAGAGCAGTTACCAGATGCCACTGATGATGTCATTACATCAGTCAGTGTGAGACATAGTGCTCGTAAATGATACACCTTATTCATAATAGTGGAGTCTATCTGTGCAGGATACATGTACAAAACGTCCTACACAGGGAAGggttatacacacacacatgcatgagattcctactttattttctTCATCATCTTCAGCAGTGTTGAGGGTGAGGTACATTAACATGTGGGGCAATCTATGTACAGGTTTGGGAGAGCATTGACTGCCTTTTCTTGACAACAACTTTATAAGTTCTTGGTTAATGCTATCCATTGATGTTGCTGCCATTGCAGCCTGTCCTGAGCCACTCCCCCTTACCACCTGTAGCACTAGCTCATCTGCAGTCAGCGCCACCTTAGCAAGCACAACATCTACATTGCTGTGATGAACCTCATAACCATTCACAGACACCAAATGGTCCCCTGGTAATATCTTCTTGACGACAACACTGTCTGGTAACAATTCTCGTATTATCACTGGTTCATGGCCAGAAAATCTTGATGGACTTTTAAGACTCAATGTAGAACCAGTTACTAGTTTTGGTCTAGCAGGAATAATTCCCAGAGTCTTGAGACCACA containing:
- the LOC136237861 gene encoding protein inturned-like, with the translated sequence MDNEAGVEKARIHSTLSRVGSPPLVVMESDKYNIEDEAWADTMDPKTGSVFYVDPVNDPEPVQTSLKPPGSPLLTSHGRTSSAGEVARTPPDKSPKWGFRKMLTSVSGATSKRSRDDTDFNSFSEPDLRGSPRPPRNRKYVNPFATTMSNGGSNVLEPQLIHTVPPTPTLSVHVNLQSHGKPCGLKTLGIIPARPKLVTGSTLSLKSPSRFSGHEPVIIRELLPDSVVVKKILPGDHLVSVNGYEVHHSNVDVVLAKVALTADELVLQVVRGSGSGQAAMAATSMDSINQELIKLLSRKGSQCSPKPVHRLPHMLMYLTLNTAEDDEENKDVLYMYPAQIDSTIMNKVYHLRALCLTLTDVMTSSVASGNCSCTSISVDEQLMSLVSIQYDKELMMLAIPAYCCSVYEAESLAKQVEQVLSLLYQTPQRAFTSEANNQQLSYLFGLFFEHLFAAKKSTSLQSFQFCPSVTLPVNLKVKFSCALSSLDSADFSSNTVFMHTPMSYSSLGSCLFHKGSLVCSHLADDDLKDVILFSMMHSLLKVTSQQKISQLVIWRKIYLRRLRQQKSITRDYFMLTVGLGYTIVYQLMESASQPDHDTSNIHINVPDAITIDKMRSLIMELDAKGVLQSVEACNTSSPVPCTQSIDAAMMSIPRNSTVKRSASLSVSDFEEISVNTPLSPSARSRGSSLIGIGSKKKSLTASLSAGSDYPTAHTKAPYMLTTGLDNVLFHYVSMDWARGVFISPTSTLTSQLHEAMLDTFGRTCVHIRQTLFSQEHDLQNTKFRYPEADSETDEGDSPHRPVLEQGVLVQCPLPASILSDKHSKNVPRLSYWIVGRRLTETGREFYVCFQDSVPQSAVELAFRLHFGSVD